In Hemiscyllium ocellatum isolate sHemOce1 chromosome 20, sHemOce1.pat.X.cur, whole genome shotgun sequence, one genomic interval encodes:
- the LOC132825594 gene encoding protein PERCC1 — protein MYKYLLKLCSVADTRKNLKQAKKVMAAGVIKNMSDFKLVPTFQLPMLNITVHQDMDFQETSEEEEEFEDDSEDRESESVTKCIESENWTPACLSFNPIANNTDTTLQLLRFTELINNDIQKYFGRKNKDDDPDACNIYEDRFSSGKSGRELYYADLIRIAQDGDQEEDESHVHLTSPRDIDIQALKLICDKESIKKLGPLAELFEYGLHKYMKQTIFNRRDSKRQRLDRKYANVIPMHNRRLPLSFWREPISAVPCCVLHTCTPDFSDLLANWTSESSGQELQVTREISTEINRQSMESESYQVV, from the coding sequence ATgtataaatatcttttaaaattgtGTTCAGTGGCTGACACAAGAAAGAATCTGAAGCAAGCCAAGAAAGTCATGGCAGCAGGCGTGATCAAGAACATGTCAGATTTTAAGCTAGTTCCTACTTTTCAGCTTCCCATGCTAAATATCACTGTTCATCAAGACATGGATTTCCAGGAAACATCTGAGGAAGAGGAAGAGTTTGAAGATGACAGTGAAGACAGAGAATCAGAATCTGTCACCAAATGCATTGAAAGTGAAAACTGGACTCCTGCATGCCTGTCCTTCAATCCTATAGCAAACAACACAGACACCACATTGCAGCTACTAAGGTTTACCGAGTTAATCAACAATGATATTCAGAAGTACTTCGGCAGAAAAAACAAGGATGATGATCCCGATGCTTGCAATATTTATGAAGATAGGTTTTCTTCTGGTAAATCAGGAAGAGAACTGTACTATGCAGATCTAATAAGAATTGCACAAGATGGAGATCAAGAAGAGGATGAATCTCATGTACATTTAACATCTCCCAGAGATATAGACATACAGGCATTGAAGTTAATCTGTGACAAAGAAAGCATTAAAAAATTAGGACCCTTGGCAGAACTTTTTGAATATGGTTTGCATAAGTACATGAAACAAACAATCTTCAACAGAAGAGATAGCAAGAGACAAAGACTAGATAGAAAATATGCCAATGTAATCCCAATGCACAATCGAAGGCTTCCTTTATCTTTTTGGAGAGAGCCCATTTCTGCTGtgccttgctgtgtccttcaCACCTGTACACCCGACTTCAGTGATCTTTTAGCGAATTGGACTTCAGAATCAAGTGGACAAGAACTCCAAGTTACTAGAGAAATCTCAACAGAAATAAATAGACAGTCAATGGAATCAGAATCTTATCAGGTTGTATAA